The nucleotide window GGAAAAATGAATTAATGGGAATAGGCAATAGTGATTAAAGAAGGTCTTACAACGAGAGAATTTAATAAAAAGGTATATGTAATTCTAACCTAAAAAAGGAGTGAGTGTAAGACAGACTTATAGAAAGGAATAAATCACCAAAGATTGCTCATTCCATTTATAATCCCTCAAATATGTAGGCCAACATTAACATTGGTTATTGCTGTGTGTGTGTCTTCATGGAAAGAACAACAAAAAAAGAATGCTGTAGAGATTGTGTTGGAATAGCTTAACCCAATTATTGTTTTGAGAAGAACATCTGAGATGAATCATATTATGTTCATGCAAGAAACGAGGGGAAAGGGAATCAAAATCTGTGATGGGTGGATGCAATCGATCGACCACTGGCTTGCCATCGAGCAGGAGAGGTGTGAAAGAAAAGAACAACTGTgggagactctctctctctctgcaagtCCCCATCGAGAGAACATGCCAGCAGAAGCTGAACATGTTGACTTGCACAAAGGAAATAAATGGCAGAATCCGTGCACAATCTTTTAATGTGACAGTTTACTTTCATTATGTGTCCTATCGTTTCTTCAAATCATTAAATGCCTTTTTAATGATGTCGTCTGCCCACACTTCCTTTCTGCATCAACTTGTCCTTCAAATAAAAGAGAAACTTATCCTACAACAAACAAAGGAGGTCATGATTTGCTATGCTGCACTCCGCTGCTGCTGCAATTGTGTTACAGATCAATGGCATGACTTGAtagataatctctctctctctctctctctcttttaacgCTTATTTTCAGAGTTACCTCTATAATATTTCGATTCATCTCAATTTCGGacgtttataaaaaataataaatatattattattaacttttatttaaatattttaaataataatttagacTTACAAATTTTATAGATCGATTATTCTATCAAATCGAAAAGTGATAATTAATATCGACGTCGAAATAGTATTAAGATATGATAAACTAAGAGAAATATGTATGAATGAAGTTCGAGGATTGAAATCATCAAATTATGGTAAGATAGAtaatatctctttctctctcttaacTTGTATTTTAATATCAATTTcaaacataaattaaaattattcttaatttttatttaaatattttaaacagtAATTTAGACTTAATAAAGTTGACAAGTCAATTCTTCTATCAGAATAAAAAGTGATAATTAATATCAAAGCTGATCTAGTATTGAGAAATGATAAAGAGCCTaagcagaatatatatatatacggagTCAAATGATACATTACGAtatgaaaccaaaaaaaaaatgtagtCAAAGGATAGATTACGATATGGAGTCAAAGGATACGTTACGATATATAGATAATGTAGTATTGAGAAATGATAAAAGAGCCtaagcaaaaaatatatatacatagatggaGTCAAAGGATACATTATTGTATTGTATCTCACATGTATTATATCAAGAAATATATACattattgtatatatacatagatggagtcaaaaaaaaatatatacattatTGTATTGATAAGTCAATTCTTCTATCAGATCAAAAAGTGATAATTAATATCAAAGTTAATCTAGTATTGAGAAATGATAAAGAGCTTAAgcaaaaacaaatatatatagaTGGAGTTAATGGATATATTACGATATAAAACGAACGTATTGTATCTCACGTGTATTATGTCAAGATTTAATTTGGACTCTGTTATATTTTTGATGAGGGCAACAAACCGTTAAATATGAAAGATTGTAATATAGTCTCATATCATAAATGATTTAAAAATAAGATCgacttataaaaatattatgaatatattattattaattttaatttaaatattttaaattaaattatttggatataaacggattaatttttttttatcatgaaaagctccactaatatatatataaataataatttttaacatCTATCTTAATAAtagtttatttttaaataattttattgagttTAAATTAGGTCAAAAGGAACGGTGACATGTTAGTTGACAAGGAGTTAATTAACACAAGGGTAAGTAATGGGAGGAATGATCATCCAACATGAATGGTGGATCCCATCATTAGCAGTCATGTTCCATCATGACGGAGCCACCAAATGGCATCATGTGCCTTCTTAAGATAATGCAATTTGATGCACTCCCCAAACATATTTTATTTATGCGCATACCTATTTTCCAGGGAAGAAAAATCAAATGTCCGAAGACCCACCTCCCTACATGAATAAATGCAATGATGTTTTCATGTCATGTGATAGGGATGTGTTGCTACTTCTACCTGTCATAATGACTTTCGTGTTACTTCATCACCCTTCTGCCATGATGATGAGTTCATGCTCCTGTTCTTCCAGCTTTCAGCTGGTCCGATCCAATTAGATTCAGGATCGGTGACACAAAGCTACCACAACATCATCATCACATATATGTATAGGTTCTCAAAAGTAGCACAATATTTTTGCTTTCGAACAAAGTAAATAGATCCATCTTCATTTTTGTTCTTCTGGAGCCCGATGGATGATGGACAGTGAATGATCGAGCATGAACGCGGTGTCAGAGACTGCTCGAGGACTACTCGGGGATGGATGAATCGCTTGGGGTCAAGCAATGCCAAGGTTGCACGCAACTCTTTCGATCGTCTCTTTCCGGTGGCGGACGATCGCCATGTTAGCATCCGTTTTGTTCCTTTGCGAAACCCACGAGCACCACCAATCACGGGGCTTCGTTGACGAAGGAAATGTCCCCGTGAGGATCGTCAAACGCGTGCATGTCCATGGAATAACTCtgacaagaagagagagagagagagagagagagagagacagagatgcCATGTATTTAACTTACTGCTGATTAATCAATGAAAACAGGAAGTGAGATGGGCTTATGTCATTTACGTGGTACAATTTGAgttgggggaagaagaagaatgtTGGGATGAAGAGTGGTCGTCGGCTGCCAACTGGAGTGATAGCAGTGGTTTTGTTTGCATGCTAACCGGTGCGTGACACCGGTCATGCACGGGCGGCCTCTTCGGACGGGGAACGCCGAAAGGGACGACCACTAAGATCAGAGACGACAAATAATGACCCCCCAACCTTAGTGCATTTTATCAACCTACAAGTTCCAAAGATTACATCAGACAATGACGGGGTAAGTTGACATCGATAGTGGCATTCGTATTTTcagatttattttaaataaaaatcttaatataagaaGAAATTCTCACCGAGTAggaaaatcatgataatgagagttttattcttatattaatattttatgtatttctCTATTTTGATAGAAGAAAATAAATTCTTCAGAATTTATGcgagaaaatatatataaaaaaattaaattacttttattttttttctttgtgaatattaaaaaaatctctTTTCTTAAAGGTTTTGgtggaaagaagaaagaaagaaagaaagaaaaaaagaaaaataaatgaattattttttataaaaagaaattaaaaaaaaaagggatacgTATGGGGAAACGTGTTTGttggtgcgtgtgtgtgtgtgagtgagtTGTTAGCTCCCTAATGGTGGGTGAGCTACTTAAGTTAGGTCACCATCTCAGGTTAATTGGCTCATCATCATCTGTGTCGGTTGAGCCGTCAAGGAGAAAAAGGAACGGTTCCCGTAGTTCGCACAAGCGGGTCCCGCGGCAACCCTCCAATAATGATGCCCTTTATTCCTGGTTGGTGTACTGTCCAACCATCGTCGATGCCTTCCACAAGTGCCCTTTCTTTGCTATATTTATGGTATAGTTTAGGAAAAGAATAATTTTAATCTAGAAGAAAATAAgttaatttatgatatttattcATGTGTGATTTAATTTGTGACACAATTAGAACTGGCTGATTCATTAAAAGTATTTTCCACTTTGCTAACCTTTTAAGTGCTATTTTATATGACTAAATTgcatattaatttaattatatagcATATGTTAATGCAAATGTGGCTCATGACTTCAtagttttccccttttttttatcCCCTTTATATAGAACAAAGAGTCACTTCATAATATCCTTCCACATGTAATTTAACTATTAgagatttatatatattttcttattgtCTATAGAAAATGAAGTTATTTCATAGTATCTTTCCCCATGTATAATCATTGATTAACATAATtccattttttttcaaaaataatatttcataattattaTATCACAATGTTTCTCAACCTAAACAAGGGATGTTAAATGTCTAACTCTTCATGCATGTTCTTGAACAAAACAAGCCTCCATGGATCCCTCATACAATTGTAGGTTAATCCAATTAGGCCCAAAAGCTACGGTGTAAAGGCTTGATGATGGCCCATAAGAATCACCAAATAAGTTTATGCTTTGAAGATTCACTATGATAGCAAAGTTCATTAAAGAAAAATTAGAGTGATGGATTCAAgaattaaagcaaaagaatttAGATATTTCATTGAAGATTTGTAGAGTTAAGTGTAGATAAAAACAATTTAGCCaaacatgataaaaaaatatagacaTTTGATAATATAGGACTAATTGAGTCTGAGTCTGAACCCTAATGCATGATCGATCGATTACAAACATAAATTCAATCATTTTTTCCGTCTTGatgtgaaattatatctcaatgtTAATTGCATAAATATAATCAAATCCAAACCAAActgaattaatataatttttttaaaaacaaatCGATTTAATTCTAATTTAAAGATTTCCTGAGCTACTAAACTCAATCGCATGTTTGTCGTTAATATTTTCTCTACTTAAATTGGATAAGTGATCGATTTCTAAATTTCATCGAAAACCTTATTAGTTATTTTCAATAATTAACCAAATAAGAGTTTGAATCTCGTTTTCatcgttttatcatttatataaaataaataatcacaaAGAAAACTATTATTTCGCCTTTTACTAAAGAATCGATATAATTCAATACCTTGCAACAATCTCATAGGAAAGGAGGGATCGCCTCGGTCAACGGTACTGTGTATCTCGTTGACTTTCAAGGGGCACTCCATCAAGACACGCGTACGCTGCTAAACAGTCCAAGCAAGCCGATGATGAATGTCCATGCCGGTCATTTGCTCCCCCGTTTCTACTGGGATTTGGGGATTGAAGTGAGGCGTGGTCGGGTGCGGGGGAAGGCTTGTGGCCGCAAGCATGTGCATAGCTGCATGGGCGTGGCAATCTCATCCTACCTaccaactcctcctcctcctcaacagAGACGAATTCCATGACAGGCATGCCGATCGCAATCTCGATTCTCTCTTTCTTTGCATAAAATGTATCTTTTCATTGGTTGTTGGCTTCGATTGTTCACTTTGCGAGGGAATTTCGCCGGAAATTTGATGACATGATTGTGATTGGTTTGATCGAACATGATGACAGGCCTACAAAACCAGTGGGGTGGTGGGGGGACGGTGACGGTCAGACGATATTGGGGGGGAGAGATGAACTGGGAGGGGGTACGTGGATGGGATGCACCAGGGATGGAAAGGTGGCCTTTCTGACGAACTTTAGGGAGCCTGACCCTTGGTCCGGTTCGAGGTCGAGGGGAGAATTGCCAAAGAGGTTCTTGGAGGTACTTCACATTTCTGTAATGGTTCCAATCAAAGCCTATTACTCCTGCTTCATATCTTTTAGTTTTCTGATCTAGGGTTTTGTCACAATTGGTTATATCACTGATTCATGGTTCAGTTTCTCTCCATCCAAAGGTCCTGCCTTTTGGTTTCCTTGGGTATGTGGTAATCACTTCAAATGTGGATGAACATTCTGTTTTAACTGATTACGTCTCGAGATTTAAATTTTTCGATAATTTACATTATTGCTAATGCCAAAATCTAACTGTTGGTTCGAAGAGCATATTGGCTGATTTATCTGTGTACAATATGCAAACATAAACAAAGGTTTTAGATGCTAAACAGAGGAACCTCCAGAAAAATCTTCATGAGATCATCCTTTTAATAACATACTTGAATAGTTCTGATGTTTCATCCTCTTAGGATGGGTTTGGCTCCTCTCTAGTATGGCAAATAGGGATGCATATCATATCCTGCATCTGTTCTGGCATGCATCTTCATGGGAGCCTTCCATCTGTCAGAGCATGATGGGTGTGGAAATCTATACTTATATGTACGTATTTTGTATATCGAGGGAATGAAGGGCCAAATGATGTCTTGAgcatttgaaaattttaatgtttcttCAAGATGAAGCAGTTGAAGACCACAAGATGTATCTTTTGTGAGCCCAAGTAGGAAATTCTAGGAGAATAACTGCCTAAGACCCTTTGGGGTTTGGAGAAGGAATAGGATCATACTGACATCAAAGAGACCATTGTCCTCGATGTATAAAATTGGTAGCCATGGTAATGCTATTATCCAAAATCAGCAAGAAAATTCTATACCAACCAAATGCACCTGATAACCCCTTGAATTTTCGAAGTTTGCAACAGAAGCTTGCATTATTTATCACCATTTTGGTGTCTCATACAAGACAGTATGCCAAGCCTTACTTTGAGGAAGCTCTTTTAGGTTACAGCCAGAACTTCTTCAAATAGTATGAAAGTAGCTGCAGCACAATACATTCATAGGCTCGGTGATTCATTCCAATATTTTGAAGGTTTAACTAGTTAGTCAACTTGAATGTTTTTAAGAGCAAACGATGCACTCCATTCAATCTTTGAAGCAATCCAAAGTTCAAAACTTCATTTGAAGAGCTAACCCAGATAATTGAATGTTAAGTTTTCATTAACAAATATTTTCTTGGATAATTCTGTCTTAATTTTCTTTGCAATTTCTTTTTGACTGATCCTCTAATCCCGTTTGAGGTGGCATGCACACTTTACACTCAATATCTCTTGTTCTGATACAAAATTTTAATACTAAGCTTCTATCACAAACTCCTTTTATCTGTACAACACGTTCCTTAAAAATCCTTTCTAACAAAAGTGTCTATTGTGTTTTTACGTTTATTTTTGCAACGTAtgcatttcataatttttttctacTGATATCGTGTTCTTGTACAGTGAATCTTCTTACGGTCAATTTTAGATCTTTCTGTAACCATTGAACAGTAACCTTTGCCTGTGCTTTTAGGCTCACTCAAAAATTTTCCCTTCTGTTCCTTTGGCGTAGAGCACAAAATGCCCTTCAGAGTTTGCAGAGGAAATAGTCAAGGAAGCTGATCAATATAATGGCTTTAATCTGATAGTGGCTGATCTTTGCACAAAATCCATGTTCTATATCTCCAACAGGCCAAAAGGAAAACCTGCTTCTCTTCTGGAAGTTCTCCCTGGTATCCATGTACTTTCAAATGCAAATTTAGATTCTCCTTGGCCCAAGGTAGGCATTTCACTGAGGTGCATTAATTCATTTGTTTTGGAACATTTGTCATTGCAATCAGCATTcttttttcttaaaatatatttatgttcTCTTTCTTTATCTTTCACAAGTAAGTTCAGATCGCAACATGTCAAGAACAGCATACTTTTTACTTTAAATTGTGGATCCCAACTATAAAAAGCATTTCTTAAATGCTAAACCTCTACTCAGAGGAGTTCTCCTTAATTTCATTTCTGCTGAGCATTGTTAAGTGTGAAGTGTGAAAGGGTATTATTAGTTGCCATGCACATTTTTCTAGCATTTTATTAAAATTCCTCTTACCCTGCTTGTCTTAACATGGAATAAAGCAAATATATGGTGAAGTAATGTGACACTCTGAATTACATATCGTGCTGGAACATTTGTTTGGAATCTGAATCGATGGTGATTATGCTCTTGTCACCTTGATCAGATGCCCATTCCTTCGAACCTTTTTTAATGCTATTTTTATTGTGCcgaagtgtcacggacttagctggttttgcctaagtcgtgcggcacccttgtgtgtccgtccgcaaagttcagcctccccgaagcctcccatgtcctttaggacccataaaagagagaacgggttagaggaaacgcctcattcgggatccacaagcaaacatctccgaaaaacactttataaacaatgcaaattacaaacagactttacaagctctgaacagtagcacaacaaaagggtaaaatgatccattacagaccgaactaaaatgggactaataAGCCTTCAGCTGTctctctacatgctagtcaaagtatgaacataccaaaagacacggacatacataagcattacatcaaacatcctgtttagaagtttgtccgtgacattctcccccacttattccttcgacgtcctcgttgaagcctttgccgacactgcaactcctcgtctttgctgagtcttcaatcttctgctccagctacaatgcgcttcttgactcccaactgctctccgttgctgtttttgagtagttgatcctttgatccgccatgctgcttcaactcgccaatgactctgactctagtgtggggttggctgagttgtgttgatccatgttggttcctgcggatcctccagatgaaggaaaagaccatccttactgcgccagtctctcaaatgcctcgtgctgcttgaactgggtggatgcttgttggagctttaacgagcattgcctcgcaaacttctgaagttttgggtctttccttcacaaaatttgctcattgactcttctttcacttagttgtcatatccaagtaggttcgcatcacttccactttcgatt belongs to Musa acuminata AAA Group cultivar baxijiao chromosome BXJ1-11, Cavendish_Baxijiao_AAA, whole genome shotgun sequence and includes:
- the LOC135597412 gene encoding uncharacterized protein LOC135597412 isoform X2 codes for the protein MCIAAWAWQSHPTYQLLLLLNRDEFHDRPTKPVGWWGDGDGQTILGGRDELGGGTWMGCTRDGKVAFLTNFREPDPWSGSRSRGELPKRFLESTKCPSEFAEEIVKEADQYNGFNLIVADLCTKSMFYISNRPKGKPASLLEVLPGIHVLSNANLDSPWPKAERLRKGFSEVLASCRDEELCMKDIVKKLMCDKTKAERYMLPMTGCSPERELEVSSIFIETHREQGLYGTRNMGALSVKTSGEVSFYERYIENTNWKEHVFQYHVQQL
- the LOC135597412 gene encoding uncharacterized protein LOC135597412 isoform X1, whose protein sequence is MCIAAWAWQSHPTYQLLLLLNRDEFHDRPTKPVGWWGDGDGQTILGGRDELGGGTWMGCTRDGKVAFLTNFREPDPWSGSRSRGELPKRFLEGFVTIGYITDSWFSFSPSKGPAFWFPWSTKCPSEFAEEIVKEADQYNGFNLIVADLCTKSMFYISNRPKGKPASLLEVLPGIHVLSNANLDSPWPKAERLRKGFSEVLASCRDEELCMKDIVKKLMCDKTKAERYMLPMTGCSPERELEVSSIFIETHREQGLYGTRNMGALSVKTSGEVSFYERYIENTNWKEHVFQYHVQQL